TAATAGTTGAAGAGTATAAAACATACCAGTTGGATGAAATTCTAAAACCACTTGTTCAGATACTATAAATAAAGTAGTACCGAAATAATTTCATAGCTCTGGTGTAGCTCCTCGTCTTTCTGAAAAGAGTAAAAACAAGATAAGTTAGTTTGACCAGTTTAATATAAGTACCATCGAgccaagaaaaaaaaggaaagttgCTCATATTTTAGAGTGTCTCCTTTTTATTTGTCTCATTATCTTAAAAAGACCAAACACTGGATCATTACCAATGGTAGAAAACATGTATTTCTTCCCATAGCAAGTTACCCATTTTATTGCGCGGTTTTTCTTTGACATCATTAAATCACCGTTGAGTATCTTCAAATTTTTCTGTGATAATCAAACTTAGCCGGTGGCTTCTAATTCCTGCAGTTAAATATTTGCGTGTAATCTCAACTTGCTCCTGGGGTTTAGTTGTGTATTACGAAATTCTCTGCCAATCCGTCGGATCATTAGGCAACTGATATAAATTAATTTCTCCAAGGTGTGAGAAGACTACTCGCAATGGCATATTTGATGAATTTTGCCTACATCTAACAGGTCATCTTAACATGTCTGCATCTTTGTCTTGATGTGGTGATCGATTTGTCTTTGAAAAATATTGTTCCATGGTCTAGGTCAATCAAAATCCGTGATTTACATTAGCAAACTAGGGCAAAAATATTGTCATACTAGAGTATTATGCTAGACAGAACATACACAAGAGGAAAGGTGTGACCGTGCGATCTCACTAGTCTGTACCTTCAATATGGAATTGAATTGACGGCTTGCCGCTGGGGTCCGATGATGGATCGATGAACGAACAGAAGAGATCGAGAGGAGAGAGGCCAGAGGTGAATTGGCGAATTGGACGAGTAAAGGTGTGGCGGCGGCTGCCTAGGAATCGTACGAGTACAGTTCACGATGGAGAGACCGGACCTGCGTAGTTGTGGGCACCGAGGCAATTTACTTATGGGCCTTTGGGCCCTTTTAGCCTATCCACCAAGGCAGTTCACGAGATTGATGGGGTCAGTCTAATCTTTTTACTGGGTTCAGGCGTACAAAGTACCTGCCGATACGTACGTAGCTACCAGGTTTCGTTGGGTTCAACTGCACCCAACGATACAACGGTGGCTCCGCCACTGATTTTACTGGCGCCTCTCTCTACAGCAGGCTCGCTGCTCATCGCCAGAGAAGTACACCATGTGGCGAGCGGCCGCCTCCCGCCTCCTCATCCCCCGGCCGTCCTCTCCGGCAGGCGCTACAGCGGCATGTACTGTGCGGAACCTCCGCCGTCTCACATCGTTGAGGCCGGAGCCGCGCCCAGCAGAGGCTGAGTTCACGTCGGCGGAAGCTCGGCGAATGGTGCGGCTTGTTGGACTCGAGGTGCTCAAGAGGCGGCTGCGGAGCCGGGAGGACGAGGTGGTACCATACGCCGAGTTCCTAGACGCGTGCGTGGATGCCGGcgcggccccgacgcgccgccAGGCAGAGGCACTCGCGGGGGCGATGGACCAGTCCGGCAGCGTGGTGCTCTTCCGGGGAATGGTCTACCTCCATCCCGAGAAGGTGACGTTTAGAGCATTCTTGGTCTTCGCTTTAGTACCTGAACCTCAACTAGGTTTCTCAATCTTTTCTCTGTTTTTCAATAAAGTTCATATTTGCTACATTTTTCATTTTTGTCATGCCCTAACTGAGGATGCGAACCTGCCGCCACAGTATCCCAATACATCTTCAAGATGTCAAACTAGACTCATTGACATCTGAGAGACAAGAATATGCATTAACAAAGAATTATCAACTGGGAAGGCAAGCGAGTAAACGGTATCGAAGTTTGAGAGTGTATTCCAACCGGTTTTGAAACCAGGGCACAATTTCAGGGTCGAAATGTGCACTACTCAACACATAGTACAAACTGAAAGAATTCAACATAGACTAAAAATGCTCTTGCAATAGTTGAACCTACTACTTAGCTATTTTTGTTATCGTTGACAATCAGTAAACCGTCAGCCTCCACCGCACCCCTCAATGTCTAGACTAGATAGGATCTAAAGGTAGATAGATGATGGAGGCAACTTCTTGGTGATGCTATCTCCAAATGCTTGTTAGCCTTTCATACCTGTTGGTTGTGGATTTGATCTCCTCTCTGCCGAGATCTTAGGATCCTTATATAGTCGATTTTGTGTCATACATAGTTATTCACTGCCCATCGTCGGTTATACAATTTTCAGCTGACACATTTATATTTGTTACCGTCCGCCATTAGATAGTAGACCTGGTTAGAAGCGCAGTGCCGCCTGTGCTCGAGATAGAGAATGATGCGAGAAGGGAAGAGTTTGAGCTACTGAAGAAAAAGAAAGGAGAGATCGACCGGCAGGCGTGCAAGCAAGTGAGGCGAATCCTCTGGTCTGGCTTCTGGTTCGTGCAAGCCACGGTCGGCCTCTGCTTCCGCTTCACATTCTGGGAGTTCACGTGGGACGTTGTAGCGCCGATCACCTTCTTCGTGGCCGGCGCCCACCTGCTTTCCGGCTACGCCTATTTCCTCATCACCTCGCGCAACCTGTCATATCGAACCTACATGGAGAGGCTGTTTAAATTAAGGAGGAGAAGGCTTTGCACGAAGTATGGTTTTGACATGGAGAAGTGCCTGGAGATGGAGAGGCACATGAGGTGTCCTCTGGGAGGTGATTATTCTCAAGGTAGTAAGCTTCATTCATAAGTATGGCACCGGCCACCAGCAAATTTCTCAGTTGATTGTTGACCTTCTTTTAACACCAAATTTTATACCGACTGATCAACAGCTGCTACCAAAGCGATCTTCGGAGAAATCGAGCGACGGATGCAGGACGAGGTGATCAGCCATGGCGAGCCTCTCGGTGCGCTGATGGAGAGTGGCCTCATGCCCACAGAGGCGGAGGCACTCGTGCAGAAGATGGACGAAATGAGCTTGGTGCTGCTCGTCAGGGGAAAGACCTACCTCAACCACAAGAAGGTGATATCACAAAATTGTTAGGTTCTCCATTTACACCTCTCTCTAATACCTAAAACCATGTACCAAAACACTTCAAATTCTCTAAGGGAGACTAATATTGCAGGGCAATGATATATAAATTCACATGATGAAAATAATATCATCAGATCTGTGGTCAAAATATCACCATAATATATCACAACTTTATAACCTTGCACTAACATATTCATATAACAGATCAGCAATCAAAGTTACATATTGAAAAGTTTGTTCAGATCACGTGCTGGCCAATAGTATCTGTGTGTCATCATATCAATTGCACATTGGACCAAGTATCGTGCCTGttttttcactttgccatagtTTATAAAAAACTGCTCACTTTGCACATTGCCACATTGGAGTTGTTAACTTTGCTTTGCTGTAGCGCCACATTTCAGGAGTGACTTTTATGCCATGGCTTAAAAAGTCCCAATAGCTGTTTCATATAAAATGAATAATATCAATGTTTCTTTTTGGAACCGGGCTTTACCCCTTTTCACTGCAAATGAACGGAAATACAACCAGTTCCAGAAACATTGTCAGGGGGATAATATCAATGAATTGTTCCATTTGCAGATTGCGGACCTTATCAGAAGGGCCATGCCGTTTGCGCTCGCCCCAGAGGACGACGTGAGAAAAGACGAATTCAGACAACTTCAGACGAGGATGCAAGAGATCAACGGCATGGCGCACAGGCATGCCGTGCGGATTCTATGTTTTGGCTTCGCATCATTCATACTCCAGTTTGCCCTCTTCTTCCACCTTACGTTCTGGGAGTTCTCTTGGAGTATCATGGAGCCGCTCGCCTACTTCTTGGCCGGACTCCAGCTGATTTTCTGCTACGGCTATTTCCTGCGTACCGCGAGCAATCCGACGTTACAGGACTTCAAGCGTAGGCTGTTCTTGGCAAGGAGGAGAAAGCTATGTGCAAAGCTTAGTTTTGATATGGACAGGTACCTGAATTTGCAGAAACACTCTAGGGTTCCTCCTGAAGGTGATTATTGATCTCAAGGACGTAAGCATTATGAGTTGTAACTTGTAATACCAGACCAGAAATGTCTCAGTCATTGCCTGACGCTGATAGTGTCCTCTCTAGATTTTAGAATGACTGCCTTTGGGCTCCTTTAAATAACGGAAGAATTACATTACTGTTTGCTAACAAAGCGATCCTGACAAGAGTCAGCAATAACCTACCAGATTAACCTTGGAGCCGTATATGTACCAAATTCCCCGGGTAAAGAAGCATTGCTCTAAGTCATGAGAACACCAAACCCAGGGAACCAATCTCAATTGGACGGGGAAGTCAATGTACAAAGCAACTGAGTTCAAGTCTGTGCCGATGCGAGTTCAGGTTTCTATTTATATTGCAGTTGCACTTTAGCATGTAGTAACATATCATCAATGATCATGTTTTTTTTACAAAAcataacagaaagcaaataacaGATGATTTTTAACCTACAGAGAACTGAGCGCTAGCTAAGCGGCAAGGAGGAGTTCAGTTTGTTCAACCCGCGCACCCGCGTTCGAATCTCACCGGGACTCCACTGGGATGCTATCTGTGTTTAATCGTGGAGAGGTCTCACTTCTACTCCCTTTGTCTCAAAATGTAAAGCGATTTTTACGCTAGTACTCCGTCCGTCCACAAACAAGTGTCTTGTTATGAGCGGCATATACTACAGCCCAGGCAGTTAGGGGCCTGACTCAGTTATCTTACAGCCCAATtatatcattaggagaattataCAAACTCATATAAGGACCGTTTTGAgattaagcaagaagcaatcatataattgctcggcttccttagggagccgggagacctaaccctagccgtctCCTCCCCTGCGCCATCTCCCTCCTgccaaagccgccgccgcctccaccacgcaaggacggcgcccagccgccggccgccgcgccctcgcccTCCTCCATCCTTCCCCTACAATCTTCATCCTAGAACcggcagaaccctagctcctaacaccTTGGTATCAGGTAGCTCAGTTCCGATCATGTCTTCGCCGTCGCCCATCCCAACGCTTCCGCTGCCGACCGTCACCACCGCGACGCTGGCCCTCTCCACCGCGCCGTTGGCCTCCCCGTCCGCGCCGCTGGTCGCATTCCCCGACGCAGCCACCACCCAGATGACGGTGCCCTCCAccgcaccaccggccgccgcctaCACCCCGGAGATCACCGGGGTCCTCAACGATCTCGTCACAGCC
The sequence above is drawn from the Triticum aestivum cultivar Chinese Spring chromosome 7A, IWGSC CS RefSeq v2.1, whole genome shotgun sequence genome and encodes:
- the LOC123153024 gene encoding calcium uniporter protein 6, mitochondrial-like — encoded protein: MWRAAASRLLIPRPSSPAGATAACTVRNLRRLTSLRPEPRPAEAEFTSAEARRMVRLVGLEVLKRRLRSREDEVVPYAEFLDACVDAGAAPTRRQAEALAGAMDQSGSVVLFRGMVYLHPEKIVDLVRSAVPPVLEIENDARREEFELLKKKKGEIDRQACKQVRRILWSGFWFVQATVGLCFRFTFWEFTWDVVAPITFFVAGAHLLSGYAYFLITSRNLSYRTYMERLFKLRRRRLCTKYGFDMEKCLEMERHMRCPLGGDYSQGSKLHS